A region of the Leptospira ellinghausenii genome:
TCTAACTACTATAGTTTTAGGTTTCGCTTGGTATCAGAAACTTAAAACTAGAAACAGAGACGAAATAGCTTGTGAATGTGACGTAAAAGAAAATCTTTCTTTTTCACAAAGCAAGTTCTTTTTAGGAATTGTAACTCTTTTTGCAGTAGTTTTATTATCATTCCCTTACTATTCTGATATTTTTTTTCATTCTTTGAATGCAGATGCAATTATTGTAGAACAGGAAAATTTAGCGACTACCCAAATGAAAGTTGTAGGGATGACTTGTTCCGGTTGTGAGCATAGTGTCAACAAGGCTATCAAAGAACTTACTGGAGTCATAGAAGTTGTCTCCCATCATAAGACTGGTCTTCTCAGAATAAAATATGATAAAAGTAAAGTTAAACCAAGGGATTTTAAAAATGTAATCGAAAATACTCTTGGATACACCGTTTCTAGCATTACTGAAGGAGAATAACAATGGATTTAAAAAATGAAATAATGACCTTATCTGTTTTAACCTGTCCT
Encoded here:
- the merTP gene encoding mercuric transport protein MerTP → FHLNWNSITPVLGVLGGIGGLASTFSWLQPIRPYIISLTTIVLGFAWYQKLKTRNRDEIACECDVKENLSFSQSKFFLGIVTLFAVVLLSFPYYSDIFFHSLNADAIIVEQENLATTQMKVVGMTCSGCEHSVNKAIKELTGVIEVVSHHKTGLLRIKYDKSKVKPRDFKNVIENTLGYTVSSITEGE